A single region of the Schistocerca serialis cubense isolate TAMUIC-IGC-003099 chromosome 7, iqSchSeri2.2, whole genome shotgun sequence genome encodes:
- the LOC126412066 gene encoding solute carrier family 2, facilitated glucose transporter member 1-like isoform X3 produces the protein MDTEKPKDQTEMHELPQGKKTSVGSTNGKEGFNARLAFAIAAAALGSSFQHGYNTGVVNAPQELIETWINETEEARTGQVVTSTKVTMIWSIAVSIFCVGGMIGGAITGIVADRFGRKGGLLLNNALVVVSAILQGCSKAASSYEMIIIGRFLIGINSGLNAGLTPMYLAEISPQHLRGAVGTVYQLVITISILISQILGLESVLGTSDLWPLLLALTIVPGLFQLATLPMCPESPKYLLINKGQELEAQRALTWLRGTIEVHDEMEEMRNEHENLKMVPKVTLTEMFVNASLRIPLVIAMMVMIAQQLSGINAVMFFSTRIFTMAQLSKENAQYATLGMGSINVLMTVVSLVVVERAGRKTLLLIGFSGMCVVTILLTICIVYVKPGVMWLSVISIILVILFVVMFAVGPGSIPWFLVSELFNQSARPTATSLAVAINWTANFIVGIAFLPIQEAIGGYVFIIFVILQALFVLFIYFKVPETKNKTLEEITAMFRQISYN, from the exons GGATTCAACGCTCGTCTCGCATTCGCCATTGCAGCAGCAGCCCTAGGCTCCTCGTTTCAGCATGGGTATAACACTGGAGTCGTCAATGCCCCACAGGAG CTCATCGAGACATGGATCAATGAGACAGAAGAGGCGCGGACGGGTCAGGTGGTGACTTCGACTAAGGTCACTATGATCTGGTCCATTGCAGTCTCCATCTTCTGTGTGGGTGGCATGATTGGTGGCGCAATCACTGGCATTGTTGCAGATCGTTTTGGCCGCAAGGGTGGACTTCTGCTCAACAACGCACTAGTCGTCGTTAGTGCCATACTGCAAG GGTGCTCAAAGGCAGCAAGTTCATATGAAATGATCATCATTGGCCGGTTTCTAATAGGAATCAATTCTGGACTAAATGCTGGTCTCACACCAATGTACCTGGCAGAGATCTCTCCACAGCACCTCAGGGGTGCG GTTGGTACTGTTTACCAGTTGGTGATcacaatttcaattttaatttctcaaATACTTGGCCTGGAATCTGTCCTGGGAACCAGTGACCTGTGGCCCCTGCTACTAGCACTGACCATTGTGCCTGGCCTCTTCCAGTTGGCAACACTGCCCATGTGTCCAGAAAGTCCCAAGTATTTGCTCATCAATAAGGGACAGGAGCTTGAAGCACAGAGAG CTCTTACTTGGTTGCGAGGTACAATTGAAGTTCATGATGAGATGGAAGAAATGAGGAATGAACATGAAAATCTGAAGATGGTTCCGAAAGTGACTCTGACGGAGATGTTTGTGAATGCTAGCCTTCGTATTCCACTTGTAATTGCCATGATGGTGATGATTGCTCAGCAGCTTTCTGGTATCAATGCT gtgATGTTCTTCTCAACACGCATCTTCACCATGGCACAGCTGAGCAAGGAAAATGCCCAATATGCAACTCTGGGTATGGGATCTATCAATGTACTCATGACAGTGGTGTCCTTGGTAGTGGTCGAAAGGGCCGGCCGCAAAACATTACTTCTGATAGGTTTCTCTGGAATGTGTGTGGTGACCATCCTCCTCACAATCTGCATTGTATATGTG AAACCAGGAGTAATGTGGCTGTCTGTGATATCAATCATCCTGGTGATTCTGTTTGTGGTAATGTTTGCTGTTGGACCAGGATCAATTCCATGGTTCTTGGTTTCTGAACTTTTCAATCAGTCTGCGAGACCAACTGCTACAAGTCTTGCTGTTGCTATCAACTGGACTGCCAACTTCATTGTGGGCATTGCTTTCTTACCCATTcag GAAGCAATTGGAGGTTATGTGTTCATCATATTCGTCATACTTCAAGCACTGTttgtgctatttatttatttcaaagtaCCTGAGACCAAGAACAAGACCTTGGAGGAGATAACAGCAATGTTTAGGCAAATTTCATACAACTGA
- the LOC126412066 gene encoding solute carrier family 2, facilitated glucose transporter member 1-like isoform X2: MDTEKPKDQTEMHELPQGKKTSVGSTNGKEGDKIAGDVEGFNARLAFAIAAAALGSSFQHGYNTGVVNAPQELIETWINETEEARTGQVVTSTKVTMIWSIAVSIFCVGGMIGGAITGIVADRFGRKGGLLLNNALVVVSAILQGCSKAASSYEMIIIGRFLIGINSGLNAGLTPMYLAEISPQHLRGAVGTVYQLVITISILISQILGLESVLGTSDLWPLLLALTIVPGLFQLATLPMCPESPKYLLINKGQELEAQRALTWLRGTIEVHDEMEEMRNEHENLKMVPKVTLTEMFVNASLRIPLVIAMMVMIAQQLSGINAVMFFSTRIFTMAQLSKENAQYATLGMGSINVLMTVVSLVVVERAGRKTLLLIGFSGMCVVTILLTICIVYVKPGVMWLSVISIILVILFVVMFAVGPGSIPWFLVSELFNQSARPTATSLAVAINWTANFIVGIAFLPIQEAIGGYVFIIFVILQALFVLFIYFKVPETKNKTLEEITAMFRQISYN, translated from the exons GGATTCAACGCTCGTCTCGCATTCGCCATTGCAGCAGCAGCCCTAGGCTCCTCGTTTCAGCATGGGTATAACACTGGAGTCGTCAATGCCCCACAGGAG CTCATCGAGACATGGATCAATGAGACAGAAGAGGCGCGGACGGGTCAGGTGGTGACTTCGACTAAGGTCACTATGATCTGGTCCATTGCAGTCTCCATCTTCTGTGTGGGTGGCATGATTGGTGGCGCAATCACTGGCATTGTTGCAGATCGTTTTGGCCGCAAGGGTGGACTTCTGCTCAACAACGCACTAGTCGTCGTTAGTGCCATACTGCAAG GGTGCTCAAAGGCAGCAAGTTCATATGAAATGATCATCATTGGCCGGTTTCTAATAGGAATCAATTCTGGACTAAATGCTGGTCTCACACCAATGTACCTGGCAGAGATCTCTCCACAGCACCTCAGGGGTGCG GTTGGTACTGTTTACCAGTTGGTGATcacaatttcaattttaatttctcaaATACTTGGCCTGGAATCTGTCCTGGGAACCAGTGACCTGTGGCCCCTGCTACTAGCACTGACCATTGTGCCTGGCCTCTTCCAGTTGGCAACACTGCCCATGTGTCCAGAAAGTCCCAAGTATTTGCTCATCAATAAGGGACAGGAGCTTGAAGCACAGAGAG CTCTTACTTGGTTGCGAGGTACAATTGAAGTTCATGATGAGATGGAAGAAATGAGGAATGAACATGAAAATCTGAAGATGGTTCCGAAAGTGACTCTGACGGAGATGTTTGTGAATGCTAGCCTTCGTATTCCACTTGTAATTGCCATGATGGTGATGATTGCTCAGCAGCTTTCTGGTATCAATGCT gtgATGTTCTTCTCAACACGCATCTTCACCATGGCACAGCTGAGCAAGGAAAATGCCCAATATGCAACTCTGGGTATGGGATCTATCAATGTACTCATGACAGTGGTGTCCTTGGTAGTGGTCGAAAGGGCCGGCCGCAAAACATTACTTCTGATAGGTTTCTCTGGAATGTGTGTGGTGACCATCCTCCTCACAATCTGCATTGTATATGTG AAACCAGGAGTAATGTGGCTGTCTGTGATATCAATCATCCTGGTGATTCTGTTTGTGGTAATGTTTGCTGTTGGACCAGGATCAATTCCATGGTTCTTGGTTTCTGAACTTTTCAATCAGTCTGCGAGACCAACTGCTACAAGTCTTGCTGTTGCTATCAACTGGACTGCCAACTTCATTGTGGGCATTGCTTTCTTACCCATTcag GAAGCAATTGGAGGTTATGTGTTCATCATATTCGTCATACTTCAAGCACTGTttgtgctatttatttatttcaaagtaCCTGAGACCAAGAACAAGACCTTGGAGGAGATAACAGCAATGTTTAGGCAAATTTCATACAACTGA
- the LOC126412066 gene encoding solute carrier family 2, facilitated glucose transporter member 1-like isoform X5 — translation MSSPRGFNARLAFAIAAAALGSSFQHGYNTGVVNAPQELIETWINETEEARTGQVVTSTKVTMIWSIAVSIFCVGGMIGGAITGIVADRFGRKGGLLLNNALVVVSAILQGCSKAASSYEMIIIGRFLIGINSGLNAGLTPMYLAEISPQHLRGAVGTVYQLVITISILISQILGLESVLGTSDLWPLLLALTIVPGLFQLATLPMCPESPKYLLINKGQELEAQRALTWLRGTIEVHDEMEEMRNEHENLKMVPKVTLTEMFVNASLRIPLVIAMMVMIAQQLSGINAVMFFSTRIFTMAQLSKENAQYATLGMGSINVLMTVVSLVVVERAGRKTLLLIGFSGMCVVTILLTICIVYVKPGVMWLSVISIILVILFVVMFAVGPGSIPWFLVSELFNQSARPTATSLAVAINWTANFIVGIAFLPIQEAIGGYVFIIFVILQALFVLFIYFKVPETKNKTLEEITAMFRQISYN, via the exons GGATTCAACGCTCGTCTCGCATTCGCCATTGCAGCAGCAGCCCTAGGCTCCTCGTTTCAGCATGGGTATAACACTGGAGTCGTCAATGCCCCACAGGAG CTCATCGAGACATGGATCAATGAGACAGAAGAGGCGCGGACGGGTCAGGTGGTGACTTCGACTAAGGTCACTATGATCTGGTCCATTGCAGTCTCCATCTTCTGTGTGGGTGGCATGATTGGTGGCGCAATCACTGGCATTGTTGCAGATCGTTTTGGCCGCAAGGGTGGACTTCTGCTCAACAACGCACTAGTCGTCGTTAGTGCCATACTGCAAG GGTGCTCAAAGGCAGCAAGTTCATATGAAATGATCATCATTGGCCGGTTTCTAATAGGAATCAATTCTGGACTAAATGCTGGTCTCACACCAATGTACCTGGCAGAGATCTCTCCACAGCACCTCAGGGGTGCG GTTGGTACTGTTTACCAGTTGGTGATcacaatttcaattttaatttctcaaATACTTGGCCTGGAATCTGTCCTGGGAACCAGTGACCTGTGGCCCCTGCTACTAGCACTGACCATTGTGCCTGGCCTCTTCCAGTTGGCAACACTGCCCATGTGTCCAGAAAGTCCCAAGTATTTGCTCATCAATAAGGGACAGGAGCTTGAAGCACAGAGAG CTCTTACTTGGTTGCGAGGTACAATTGAAGTTCATGATGAGATGGAAGAAATGAGGAATGAACATGAAAATCTGAAGATGGTTCCGAAAGTGACTCTGACGGAGATGTTTGTGAATGCTAGCCTTCGTATTCCACTTGTAATTGCCATGATGGTGATGATTGCTCAGCAGCTTTCTGGTATCAATGCT gtgATGTTCTTCTCAACACGCATCTTCACCATGGCACAGCTGAGCAAGGAAAATGCCCAATATGCAACTCTGGGTATGGGATCTATCAATGTACTCATGACAGTGGTGTCCTTGGTAGTGGTCGAAAGGGCCGGCCGCAAAACATTACTTCTGATAGGTTTCTCTGGAATGTGTGTGGTGACCATCCTCCTCACAATCTGCATTGTATATGTG AAACCAGGAGTAATGTGGCTGTCTGTGATATCAATCATCCTGGTGATTCTGTTTGTGGTAATGTTTGCTGTTGGACCAGGATCAATTCCATGGTTCTTGGTTTCTGAACTTTTCAATCAGTCTGCGAGACCAACTGCTACAAGTCTTGCTGTTGCTATCAACTGGACTGCCAACTTCATTGTGGGCATTGCTTTCTTACCCATTcag GAAGCAATTGGAGGTTATGTGTTCATCATATTCGTCATACTTCAAGCACTGTttgtgctatttatttatttcaaagtaCCTGAGACCAAGAACAAGACCTTGGAGGAGATAACAGCAATGTTTAGGCAAATTTCATACAACTGA
- the LOC126412066 gene encoding solute carrier family 2, facilitated glucose transporter member 1-like isoform X4, translated as MGASRLKGFNARLAFAIAAAALGSSFQHGYNTGVVNAPQELIETWINETEEARTGQVVTSTKVTMIWSIAVSIFCVGGMIGGAITGIVADRFGRKGGLLLNNALVVVSAILQGCSKAASSYEMIIIGRFLIGINSGLNAGLTPMYLAEISPQHLRGAVGTVYQLVITISILISQILGLESVLGTSDLWPLLLALTIVPGLFQLATLPMCPESPKYLLINKGQELEAQRALTWLRGTIEVHDEMEEMRNEHENLKMVPKVTLTEMFVNASLRIPLVIAMMVMIAQQLSGINAVMFFSTRIFTMAQLSKENAQYATLGMGSINVLMTVVSLVVVERAGRKTLLLIGFSGMCVVTILLTICIVYVKPGVMWLSVISIILVILFVVMFAVGPGSIPWFLVSELFNQSARPTATSLAVAINWTANFIVGIAFLPIQEAIGGYVFIIFVILQALFVLFIYFKVPETKNKTLEEITAMFRQISYN; from the exons GGATTCAACGCTCGTCTCGCATTCGCCATTGCAGCAGCAGCCCTAGGCTCCTCGTTTCAGCATGGGTATAACACTGGAGTCGTCAATGCCCCACAGGAG CTCATCGAGACATGGATCAATGAGACAGAAGAGGCGCGGACGGGTCAGGTGGTGACTTCGACTAAGGTCACTATGATCTGGTCCATTGCAGTCTCCATCTTCTGTGTGGGTGGCATGATTGGTGGCGCAATCACTGGCATTGTTGCAGATCGTTTTGGCCGCAAGGGTGGACTTCTGCTCAACAACGCACTAGTCGTCGTTAGTGCCATACTGCAAG GGTGCTCAAAGGCAGCAAGTTCATATGAAATGATCATCATTGGCCGGTTTCTAATAGGAATCAATTCTGGACTAAATGCTGGTCTCACACCAATGTACCTGGCAGAGATCTCTCCACAGCACCTCAGGGGTGCG GTTGGTACTGTTTACCAGTTGGTGATcacaatttcaattttaatttctcaaATACTTGGCCTGGAATCTGTCCTGGGAACCAGTGACCTGTGGCCCCTGCTACTAGCACTGACCATTGTGCCTGGCCTCTTCCAGTTGGCAACACTGCCCATGTGTCCAGAAAGTCCCAAGTATTTGCTCATCAATAAGGGACAGGAGCTTGAAGCACAGAGAG CTCTTACTTGGTTGCGAGGTACAATTGAAGTTCATGATGAGATGGAAGAAATGAGGAATGAACATGAAAATCTGAAGATGGTTCCGAAAGTGACTCTGACGGAGATGTTTGTGAATGCTAGCCTTCGTATTCCACTTGTAATTGCCATGATGGTGATGATTGCTCAGCAGCTTTCTGGTATCAATGCT gtgATGTTCTTCTCAACACGCATCTTCACCATGGCACAGCTGAGCAAGGAAAATGCCCAATATGCAACTCTGGGTATGGGATCTATCAATGTACTCATGACAGTGGTGTCCTTGGTAGTGGTCGAAAGGGCCGGCCGCAAAACATTACTTCTGATAGGTTTCTCTGGAATGTGTGTGGTGACCATCCTCCTCACAATCTGCATTGTATATGTG AAACCAGGAGTAATGTGGCTGTCTGTGATATCAATCATCCTGGTGATTCTGTTTGTGGTAATGTTTGCTGTTGGACCAGGATCAATTCCATGGTTCTTGGTTTCTGAACTTTTCAATCAGTCTGCGAGACCAACTGCTACAAGTCTTGCTGTTGCTATCAACTGGACTGCCAACTTCATTGTGGGCATTGCTTTCTTACCCATTcag GAAGCAATTGGAGGTTATGTGTTCATCATATTCGTCATACTTCAAGCACTGTttgtgctatttatttatttcaaagtaCCTGAGACCAAGAACAAGACCTTGGAGGAGATAACAGCAATGTTTAGGCAAATTTCATACAACTGA
- the LOC126412066 gene encoding solute carrier family 2, facilitated glucose transporter member 1-like isoform X6, producing MYVKGFNARLAFAIAAAALGSSFQHGYNTGVVNAPQELIETWINETEEARTGQVVTSTKVTMIWSIAVSIFCVGGMIGGAITGIVADRFGRKGGLLLNNALVVVSAILQGCSKAASSYEMIIIGRFLIGINSGLNAGLTPMYLAEISPQHLRGAVGTVYQLVITISILISQILGLESVLGTSDLWPLLLALTIVPGLFQLATLPMCPESPKYLLINKGQELEAQRALTWLRGTIEVHDEMEEMRNEHENLKMVPKVTLTEMFVNASLRIPLVIAMMVMIAQQLSGINAVMFFSTRIFTMAQLSKENAQYATLGMGSINVLMTVVSLVVVERAGRKTLLLIGFSGMCVVTILLTICIVYVKPGVMWLSVISIILVILFVVMFAVGPGSIPWFLVSELFNQSARPTATSLAVAINWTANFIVGIAFLPIQEAIGGYVFIIFVILQALFVLFIYFKVPETKNKTLEEITAMFRQISYN from the exons GGATTCAACGCTCGTCTCGCATTCGCCATTGCAGCAGCAGCCCTAGGCTCCTCGTTTCAGCATGGGTATAACACTGGAGTCGTCAATGCCCCACAGGAG CTCATCGAGACATGGATCAATGAGACAGAAGAGGCGCGGACGGGTCAGGTGGTGACTTCGACTAAGGTCACTATGATCTGGTCCATTGCAGTCTCCATCTTCTGTGTGGGTGGCATGATTGGTGGCGCAATCACTGGCATTGTTGCAGATCGTTTTGGCCGCAAGGGTGGACTTCTGCTCAACAACGCACTAGTCGTCGTTAGTGCCATACTGCAAG GGTGCTCAAAGGCAGCAAGTTCATATGAAATGATCATCATTGGCCGGTTTCTAATAGGAATCAATTCTGGACTAAATGCTGGTCTCACACCAATGTACCTGGCAGAGATCTCTCCACAGCACCTCAGGGGTGCG GTTGGTACTGTTTACCAGTTGGTGATcacaatttcaattttaatttctcaaATACTTGGCCTGGAATCTGTCCTGGGAACCAGTGACCTGTGGCCCCTGCTACTAGCACTGACCATTGTGCCTGGCCTCTTCCAGTTGGCAACACTGCCCATGTGTCCAGAAAGTCCCAAGTATTTGCTCATCAATAAGGGACAGGAGCTTGAAGCACAGAGAG CTCTTACTTGGTTGCGAGGTACAATTGAAGTTCATGATGAGATGGAAGAAATGAGGAATGAACATGAAAATCTGAAGATGGTTCCGAAAGTGACTCTGACGGAGATGTTTGTGAATGCTAGCCTTCGTATTCCACTTGTAATTGCCATGATGGTGATGATTGCTCAGCAGCTTTCTGGTATCAATGCT gtgATGTTCTTCTCAACACGCATCTTCACCATGGCACAGCTGAGCAAGGAAAATGCCCAATATGCAACTCTGGGTATGGGATCTATCAATGTACTCATGACAGTGGTGTCCTTGGTAGTGGTCGAAAGGGCCGGCCGCAAAACATTACTTCTGATAGGTTTCTCTGGAATGTGTGTGGTGACCATCCTCCTCACAATCTGCATTGTATATGTG AAACCAGGAGTAATGTGGCTGTCTGTGATATCAATCATCCTGGTGATTCTGTTTGTGGTAATGTTTGCTGTTGGACCAGGATCAATTCCATGGTTCTTGGTTTCTGAACTTTTCAATCAGTCTGCGAGACCAACTGCTACAAGTCTTGCTGTTGCTATCAACTGGACTGCCAACTTCATTGTGGGCATTGCTTTCTTACCCATTcag GAAGCAATTGGAGGTTATGTGTTCATCATATTCGTCATACTTCAAGCACTGTttgtgctatttatttatttcaaagtaCCTGAGACCAAGAACAAGACCTTGGAGGAGATAACAGCAATGTTTAGGCAAATTTCATACAACTGA